The nucleotide sequence TGCTTTTGAAAGCCCACCATCTGAAGGAATAATAGGCACTTTCTGAAAATAAGGAAGAAGAAGATGGTGTTACAGATCATATACAGCAATACGGTAACGGAGTTAGGAGTTAAAACTGACCTGAGGTTTCCATCCCATCTCATCAGGACAGCGGAAAGTAGCTTCGTTTACAGCCTGCTGCTCAATAGCAAATCTTGTGGCCCCGCTATTAACTCCAAAATGTAACTGCAATATAATATTGAAGTAGTGGATAAGAGTGGGAAAACGGGCGAGATGGGTCGGGTTGTGTAGTTCAGGCCAAAAAAATGCTGCTTTAAAAACAGGTCAAATGGGGTCGGGTGAAAAAGGGCCGGCCCATAGTGGGTGAGCCCGCTATATTTGATTTTATGGAGGTTAGTGGCGATGGCGACAGTGGTGGGAGTGGGGTTGGTGGCAGTGACGGCTGTGGTGGCGCCGTAGGCGACCGATAAGTGGTACTGGCACAGGTGGTGTGAGTGAGACGACTGCAGCGGCATACAGCCCAATTTGACCCAAAAAATAATATTACAGACCCAAACGAACCCAAAGTTAATAGCTTGGGTCCACATAGTTGGGTAGTGCATGTGTTTGTGGATGCattatatcaccgatatttgaccgatagaaccgatatatcactgatatttgaccgataaaaccgatatatcactgaattatcattgttaaattgctatatatataaattctgcattatattaaaattaccgatatctcaccgagataacctatatctcaaatattggtccttgaccgatatccgatattttaccgcattaactgaaTAGATGTGTACAATAAATAAAAAGTAACCAACATACTTtcatttataataataataatactattgAAATAAGCAACTGACTGACCAGAATGATTTTGGAAGAATCCGATTGTTGGATGTCATTGCTGGTAGCAGATTGTAACGTCTGATACAAAGGAACAATAGCCCCCTGGCCTGCAGTCTCGAGGATGGTGCAACTACCAAGACTCACACCCTTTGGTGAACCTTTCTTCTTAATATATTCTTCCAAATTCCTAACAATTGTCTCAGTGGGATTGTCTGAAACTCCATGAAATTTCTTAAACCCTGTCACATGGAATGTTACTGACGGAGGCCCTTCCGACCCCATTAACCAACGTTTGATAAACTATTAAACTCGAGAGTGAATAATAACCTCAAAACTCCAAATATGCACCTGCAATAAAACGATCAGTTATTGTTTGAGATAAAAAAATTCaacataacaaacaaacaaacaaacaaacatacccaGTAAAACATATCATATGATTATGTATCTTGACATGATCCGAACACAACACGGAGTAAAAAAACGGGTTTCGGGTAAGCTAACGCGACCCGGTTAATAAAAGAGGTAAACTTGGACACGGGTTAACACAAACACGACCCGATTAATAAATGGGTTAATCAAATAGTAGAGTAATTACTTATATTCACTTTAAAACAACCCTAATTAAGCAACTTTTAAACAGAAAACTGCAAAATCATATCCTATAAATAAACACAACAACTGACAACAAACAAGAAAACACATCTACCGAACCAAATCACAACATttcaataaaaagaaaaaaactgaATGGATCAAGAACTAGTTTGGCAACAGCATATATTTATAAGGAAACAAAAAGCAATAAAGATGATTGATTATATACAGAATTGAAGAAATGAAAGTGTCAAGTGTAAAATGAAACAAATGAGATTGAGATAGAATTGTGCGGTTACCTGATGAATGATGAATCGTGCGGGAAAGGGGAAACTGATAGATGGATGGATGGGGTACAACCACCAGTCCTATCTGTAGAACCGATTAATTATTCTTCTTCAGATTCGTTTTTGCTACCAAAACTCAACAAATTTAtgtaaaataaatattttaacataataataataactaggattgcgacccgccaCAATGCgccggggattctttagttataactaagtcgatctaggacccgcacgttatgttaaacctatcaaacggggaaaaatagacgacgtaaaaacgttcacccatacACGAACGTTACGTCgggttaactcgcaaaatttagaatgaaacgtaaaagtgttaaaccaaagacgcacgttgcgatttgttaagtcacaaaatttagaaccatgcataaagcgaaaaatttgcggaaaatgaaaactataaagggccaaagttgaaagtaaaacaaGTTATgaagatagattgcaaaagataaaaagttttgggttaaaggtaAAAatacaaatagttttgggttaaaagtaatttatgaatacttttgggtgaaaagtaaaaaaaaaatcaatttttttttttggaaaacctcAAAAGCCAacgttacaacaaccatatgcataaccattttttctttgaaaaccccccaaagcACACCTCGCGTTGCGACGGGGTGTAAAACGGTGTCAAacagtactaatgtcacacaaccgtcatcgacaacCAACACtaactcgacctaggatatgcgtgttgcaacggacctgtcaaacatggaaaaatagaggtaaaaacgttgaaccacacatgcacgttgcgtcgtattaactcgaaaaatttagaacaatacgtaaaacgaaaatttgcgaaagatgaaaagtataagtgacaaaagttgtgaagttaaattgcaaataatgaaaagttttggattaaagttaaaaaaaacaaattatgtagggttaaaattgcaaaaggtaaaaacatttaggttaaaagtgaaaaatcaactatttttttgaaaaatgccCAAAGGCCAAAGCACAATGTACAAACACATGATGCACATGTAACTTGCTAatttatacaacaacaacaataataatcacGACGAGACATTTTACATGAAGATAAAAAACCACGTCAGGATGGGATATTCTGGAAAAGTTACGTCGTTGTATACCATAGCCAAATTATtctaataaaattacattaaaacatatatataaaGATAAAAACGACAACCGCACATTGCAACCAGACGGTttaaacatagataaaaaaagCACGTCGCGATGATGCATTTAAAGATGACCACCGGGGATTTAAAAAACTTTTAAAATAACCGATCGGTTTAAAAACAACATAATGAAAAATAACTCGCATGGAGCATTATGAAAAAAACCACGTAGTAGAAAATTCAAATTCAAAGTAAGAACTTTATTAAAGCTTAGAGGTGGTAGTGTAAATTGattaaagaaaaaaaactttGTTAAGCACCCATAAAATTTATAATTATTACAATTTAGGGCTTTAATgtaaatttgttaaaaaaaataaaatacaactttgttaAAGTAGAGGTCACAAATGTTAAACCTATTAGGCCATCCATAGTCATAAAGCTTTTtatgggcgttatgcgacacgtgtcgtgccacgtcacacatgAGCTTTATGGGGTGTTATGCCacttgaggccgtagtcataaagcccctacgttatcattactcaattatttaattttcattttctaTTAATTTCTaagttttttaaaattaaaaatcatttcattaaataaaaaaaaaagattacattaaaataaaaataagagtaAAATAAAAAAAGCATTAAATTAAACTAGAATAAATTACAAAAACATTACACAatcaaaggttatatttttttctATTCGCTCCTTTTGTGCCAACGCCATCTTCAACGTTTTTTTTCTCGTTAAGTGGTCGTGCGGTTTCGAGTAGAACTCAAAGTCGTGAGCCCATTGTCTATCCTGCATAATCTCGGACACTTCGCGTTTCTCCTCCATACGTTTAGTCCCGAGTTCGTGTATGTCTTGAAGTCGTTTTTTTATCTCCGAAAACGCGTTACTTATTTCGGTTCCCATCGACATCAACGACGACTCGGGCCTTTTTGACCGGCTTCTTCTTCCAGCGGGTCTTGGTAGCTCTTCCACCGGCTCTTCCTCCGGAATATCCTCGTTCAACTCGGTGTTTCGAGCGTCGGAGGTTGGCGTTTCAGGTTCACCCGACTCGTTTGTTTTGGACCTCTTTGACGGCCTTTTATTTTCCGATCGACCGCTAGGAGTAGAGATGTTGGCCCATTTGGGGCTATGGCGAAGGATTTGCCAACACCTTAGGTACGGGAAATGGCCATTAGCATTTGTATACTCGACCAACGCCGCTTACGTAATGTCCTCGTCCTTGCTTCCACTTTTACATCCGGCAAAATTGCGTTGGTACACGGTTTGAAAATTCGTGCGCTTTTTGTTGATATCGGTCCACTTGCCCGATATCGAGTCCGGCGGCCGGTATTCGTCTCCTTTACCCATGAGATCGAAAAAAAGATCTCGTATTCGGCTCCAAAAAAACGGATTTACTTTGATTgtttactaaaaaaaatcaataattagtccgaaatttaaaaaaatatatatatataaacataaaaaaattgttaataaaaaagaaaaaaaaaaacagaaatatAAAACTGTAAAagaacagaaaataaaaaaacagaaaaagcATCGAAATTTAAAAAgctgaaaataaataaaaaacagaaaaaaacttaaaataaaaaaactttaaaaaataaaataaacaaataagtaTACCTATCACGGGGTCCTCCGACACATCGATCCAAGCGCGGGTTAGCGCATACTCCTCGTCGGAGTCCCACGATATCACATTTTTTTCGCTCGGGTGGTGGTTTCCGGCCTTTCCGCTTTCTTTTAATGTGCccgttttcctttttctttttgcGTCTCCGCTACTTTGGGTTGTGTTTCCGGAACAACCTCAGGTTCGTGTAGTGGGGAGCCGAAAGCTTGAGACGACCACATTCCGACGGTGTTTTGATTCAGGTTCCGCCCATAGAGATTCGGGTCCCATGAGAGCGGTTGGTTCAAAAGATTCAGGAACCAGGTATTTTGTTTATTGTAATCGACAAAACCGGATCCGAAAGGGGTGGGTCAAGTGGGAACCGGAAACACAGGGCGGGTAGGATTACCACTTTGGTTTGGGTCCGCACTTGATCGGGGAGGAATGAAACCACGGGTGAATGGATGCATTGTATAAAATTtgtgaatttaaaaaaaaaaagctagAGAGAAAGAAGGCTTGAGAGTGTGTGAGTTTATAAAAATATGGGAAAAGGGGTTAGTATTTAAAGGAAATATTGAAAATtaattgtattttaattttttatagaTTTGACTGTTTCAAACGGTCAGAATTTGAAAATCAAAGAACATGGCGCCGCTATGCTGATGGCGCTGGTTATTTTTTTGGGACCCAAAACGCCCTTCGTCGTGGTGTTACCGGCGCTATATGGCGCTATAGGGCCACAAACGCCCCACTACAGGGGACTTTAATGATAAAAAGTGTAAATAAACATTGTCCACAAAGAGACAAAAATAATACAattattagagcattcacaatcGATCATCTATATTTTTGTGAGtgtattatttatattttatagaATATTTGTGAGTGGAGAAGAGAGAAAGTGCTATTTTTTATCGATAAGTAAATTTGGATGGATATTGTTCTTCCTCTATAAttttctatatattttttttatagtgGTTATGAGTGGAGGAGAGGAAAATTTTAATGATATAAGTATAAAAGtgtattatttaattgaaaattagagagaaaagataatgatTTTTTTGTGTAATTATCGAGATTGAGTAAAGAACTAATTGTGAATGCTGTTAAGTACCCCATAATGTTATTATCataatcattattatgattttcatattattattattattattattgttgttgttgttgttgttgttgttgttgttattagagttaattacgtttttcgtccatgtggtttgttgAAAATTACTAATTCagttcattagtttaaaaattgcgaaaACAGTCCATGTGCTTTCACTTGCGTAACAATTACAGTCCACCcgcttaactccatccatttattctATTAAATTTTGattaaatgaccaaattgcccttgttGACCCCATTGGCTATACAAAAAAATTCACAGGATTCGAACTTGTATATGTCTACTGCTAAAACTAGTGAAGGATCAAGTAATACTCTTTCTGATGCTGAAGTGATAAAGGTAACATCTTTGTTAGAGCAAGCAGTGAGAGAAAATGTTGCAGCAGAGAAACATGTTCAAGAGGAAGTTCGAGAACTTGCTAGTAGCCCAGATAGTGAGAATTTGTTCGGTGATGTTGATGTTGGAGTATTGATGTAAAGGTGCACAAAGACGTAATTGATCCTTCTACAAACCAGCCACTAAAGACTGTCATGTGGCCTCTAACGAAACAAACCAAGAGAATTCCACTACTTAAGGATCTTCCTGACAATAGCCTACACGATTTCAAGTTCTGGATGTATGATCCGATCTCATATCAAACAGTTCTCGTTTGTGAAAATGATGAATATAGAGTTGCTGATGTTCGTGACCTGATGCGGTTTGGAGAAAATGATATCCATTTGATTGGAAGGTCACAAATCCAAAATGATCCACAATATGAAGTTTGTGCCAAATCGTTTATTGCGGGAATTGCTTAGATAATACAGTTGAAGATGTGGTCTGGAAGGAGAGGAAGAGTTGAAACCCAGCTGTTCGGTCCGTATATTGGAAACAAGATTCCAAACGTTCAACAACAGAAAAAACAAAGACGCAAGTAGTGCTTGAATTGCCAAGACAACATAAACCTAATGGAATATTGTAAGGGCATGGTTTAGTAGGTTTAAGTTTGTCTTGTATAGATTGATAATGGGTTGGTTAGTTAAGGTGTTTGGGCTTGATTAGATACTTATGGGTGTATGGTTTGGGCTTGGTCTGGTATGTAGCTAGGTCGCACCGTATGTACTATAAATAGGGTGCACCTAGATTTTAGAATGGCTGGTTGATTGTTTATGCATTTGAACGACATTGTACTAGACAAACCTAGAGTTTGTGTGCAATCTTTATAATAACAATCGATTTCTTCTTCCtcttgttcatcactttctttgTTTTCCGCACTTTGATTGTGATTATGATATCCGATTGAAGATCTCTAGACTTACAAATTAACCCGTAATAATTTCTTAAATGTCATTTGCCGTTTATTGCTATAGTATTCACGTATTCATTTTATGTATAAAGACTTGAAGGATATGTGAAGATACAATTTTCCAAAGGAGCAAAAGTATACATGCATATCATGCCTTTTTAAAACAAAGTACACCTATCATACTCCTTGTTGCTTTTCTTTTGGGGATGCTAGCGGGTGCCGTCAGATATTGTCGACTTTTATATATTGTGGGCCAAAGAAGAGAAAACAATTATATTATGCTAATTATGGACTTTATATAACAATTATATTATGCTAATTATGGACTTTATATATTGTGGGCCAAAGAAGAGAAAACAATTATATTATGATAATTAAAAGTACTCATCATTTGCTCCtcaggctatagggtgtggtcatgacccttatGGTCACCATGATCCTCCACATCAACGCCATGTCATTCACTTCTAATCcatcattcaaaaccactaccctaagggtgtggtcatgacccaaaccactatcttcctattttaatttatttttgtagaaaaggaaaatgaatcattgCAAAAGGAAAGTAGGCtcatggttgtcatggtttaatccatgccaaccatggtgGATGAAGGAAGGGGATGGTGTAATAATCCATTAATTATCCTATGTGGCATTAATGACCCAACTCATGCTCCCCATACCCTTTAGCCTCATGCTTTCTTTTTTTTAAGGGCCAACAAAAAGAGGAGATATTATTAAAAAAACTGTACAAAAGCTTTACTTTAAAAGTACTCATTTACTCCTCAAACTGTCGTTTTGTGTTTGTTTAAGGTGTAAGATTCTTTATTGTTCGGAAAAATGGAAACAAAGTAATAAGATAGTAACTAAAAGAGTCCACTTTGCTACATGTAACAAGAATATTTTTTTGTATAAGCTTcttaatctatatctatactatataataaaagaaaccaactttgggacacatgtcattcattggagcaatctatttttttagttttctcatctttatctcctacttaattatagataattaatattaatattaattaaaagataattataaaattaaatttaaacaattcgtttAGGAGATAACATaatcttttgaaatatttattatttattataaattaatataatgtaaagagttaaatgtcattttagtcattgtgtttgggccattttgtcagtttagtccaaaagttttataatacacaagggtttataaagatataataagatataactttttattgattggtatataaaattacatgtgctcaacacATACAATACATTagtttcttaaaaatgtaacttttttcattattaatatataaaataaaataaaatttactcaacccgtacaatacacagagttcttaaatataaaattaatttattcaacccatgtaataaatgagatttttaaagatatctttttattatttgatatataaaattacatttattcaacccgtgtaataaaagaggtttcaaaaatatattttatttattatttaatatataaaattatatttattcaacccgtgtattacacggggttctaacctagttttgTATAACGTAGGGATGAAACGAATACCAACATTTTTATATATcttctatactatattataaaaatacaagAGAAAATGTTATGTTACTTAATTTTCTAAAAAAAgtatattaatttataaaaaattaACATGTTGCGTGATTACCAACGTCTATGTTCCCCGCAACATCGTGCAGGCGCTCCTCTAGAATAATAATATATATCAGTTTCACAATTGTTTTTACATATATCATTTTTGTCAAGTTAggccttgttttttttttttttatttaaaagaaTATTATACAACATGATTATTTTAGCGTAATCGAATTTATAAGCGTGTCTACATACAACTTAAGTAAATTTCAATGTGTGGTGTTTTCGTTCGTTCTAAATTCGCTACGAACAAACTTGTAATACTTCATTTAAACCGAAGATAATGTTCTAAACAACAAACACAACGGTAAACACAAATACAAACTAGTACCTAGATAGAACTGGAATCACAATACGATAACAAAGCAGTCGGGTCGGGTCACAAGGTAAAAATTCTAACTTTTAATACGGTCACCTCTAGCCGTCGATGGAGTCGATGGAGCGAAACACCCACACAGACGACGTCTTCGGCTTCTTCCTCCATGGTGAATAAAATCGCGCAAGATCACACTCGTTCTGCTCTTACTCACCGAATATCTACTCTTCACTTTGCCCTTCTTCTCATCATCAAGCTTCAGCAACACGCTTTGGATGTTTTGAACATCCAACTGCACTGTTTTGATCCGTTCTGAACGTTTCCACGTGTCGTCTTGCTCCAGCCACGCTGCTAAAGACGCGTTTTTATCAGCATTGGTGGTTGTTCCAACGTTCACGTTCGATAGCTGCGAAATGGTCTTTTCAGCTTCTTCCAACTGTTCTTTCACAATCTTGAAATCAACCACATTTAGTTTTTTACTCTTTTTACCGGCTTCTAATCTTTGTGTAAGATCTTTCACCGTTGACTCGAGAACCGAAAGTTTTTGCGCATCCGACACGAGTCTTTGCAATAGCTTTCCTTTTTTGGATTCTCGATGTGGTACTTGTAGCTTGTAGACACCCAAATCTTCGCTTTGTGGCTCGTATGGCAGTTTGCAGGCCTTGTTTTCGGTTTTGTACGTCTTGTGAGCCGTTTGAAACTGATCAAGCAACATGTCATCGCTCCGTAAATACCCTCTTCGGCTCCTGCTTCTGCTGTTTGCAGACGATGATCCGTCCGATGCTTGATCAAGCGGAATGTCTCTTACTTCTGAAAACTCAGGTCTAGCTTTCGGGATGTTAAGATGATCTAACGTTAGATAACGTTTCCCACGAAGCTTGTCTTCTTTGTTACGCTTTTGGTGATCGTTAGATTTCGATTCTTCGGTTTCTGTTTTTGCCGGTTTTGGTTTGATGTTGACGCCTGAGGTTTTTCGCCGTGTAACTGTGTTTATATCTTCCACGATTACCTTTTCAAGTGCTGCTATGCGTGTCTGAAGCTCAATCAAATCCGATATTCCGTTTGGTTCAAGCGATTTTGGACCGCGAGTGGACTCTGGATCACTTTGATTATGATGGTGTTGAACCTTCGATTCCACATCCTGGACCTACATTAGATTTTCCAAtaatataaaggacaaaactcgttaACTTTTGCATTAAAGGACAGCGcttgcaatttggtgtaaacataaaggacaaaacttgtaatttactcaaaacaTAAAATGTTTTCTTCTAGTTTGTATTGGATATTAGGTTTATTATTATGAGCTCACATGCCCATTAGGTATCTAGGGTTTGCATTTTGttctctatatattgtaatggGCCCGTGGGCTCATAATAATAAACCTATTATCCAATGGTTTGACCCTCCAAATTGTCGGTTTGACCCCTTAAGTTGTTTCCGATAGTATAGTTGAAGTACGATGGTTTTAGTAACGACTTTTACAACCCACCAAACCCGTTTAATTAAATAGGTCAATGTGTCAACGTATTTAGGACCAACTTTACCCATTTATTACAACCCACCAAACCCGATTAACACGTTTACAACTTGATCACTACCCAACAACTAGTTTGACACGTTCagataaatgggttaaacagGTCGTGTTTGGGTTGCAAAATTTTAAGTGTATCCGGGTTGAGCTTGATATTTTTGACATGAATAAATAATATATGGGTCGTTTTCCGGTCGAAACAATTCGATCCAAAACTCGTCAACCCACCAACAAGATTATGGTAGAAAGAGCAATACCTCTGCTTTTCGGTTGTTTGATACAACAAGATTCGCCACAGTGAAAATATTATGTTCAAGAGATGATATATTCTCCTTCAACGAACTGATAACCGGAGTATACGCAAGCAACTGTG is from Helianthus annuus cultivar XRQ/B chromosome 9, HanXRQr2.0-SUNRISE, whole genome shotgun sequence and encodes:
- the LOC110877725 gene encoding pyrrolidone-carboxylate peptidase — protein: MGSEGPPSVTFHVTGFKKFHGVSDNPTETIVRNLEEYIKKKGSPKGVSLGSCTILETAGQGAIVPLYQTLQSATSNDIQQSDSSKIILLHFGVNSGATRFAIEQQAVNEATFRCPDEMGWKPQKVPIIPSDGGLSKARKTCLPVDDITKSLSNMGYDVVISDDAGRFVCNYVYYHSLRFAEQNGIKSLFVHVPLFQTIDKDTQMQFAASLLEVLASLC